The Pricia mediterranea genome includes a window with the following:
- the mgtE gene encoding magnesium transporter — translation MTPFKLTEELVAEIEELIENQKDTALVALMDELHYADVAEIIDELDQEEATYIIKLLESDMTSEVLTELDEDIREAILNNLSAKEIAGELDELDTDDAADIVGELPNEIIQEVISEIEDREHAKDIVDLLRYDEYTAGGLMAKELVKVKEDWNVLTCVKEMRAQAENVTRVHSIYVVDAENKLKGRLSLKDLLTTSTTTHIKDIYIPKVDRVGVNEKPEEVARIMSKYDLEAIPVVDEIGRLVGRITIDDIVDVIREEAEKDYQMAAGISQDVEAHDNIWKLTRARLPWLIIGMFGGIGAASIISSFQTVMSEFPILLIFVPLIQATAGNVGVQSSAIMVQGLANDTVKGEILNRLLKEFALGLINGAVIAIIVLLISHFAFHTTYLVSATLCIALITVIIIAALIGTFIPIFLDARGVDPALATGPFITTGNDIFGILIYFSIAKVVLGI, via the coding sequence ATGACCCCGTTCAAACTGACAGAAGAGCTCGTAGCCGAGATCGAAGAGCTGATCGAAAACCAAAAGGATACCGCTTTGGTCGCCTTGATGGACGAGCTGCACTATGCCGATGTGGCGGAGATTATCGATGAGCTCGACCAAGAAGAAGCTACCTATATCATCAAGTTGCTCGAGAGCGATATGACCTCGGAGGTGCTCACCGAGCTCGATGAAGATATTAGAGAGGCCATCTTGAACAACCTTTCCGCCAAGGAAATCGCCGGGGAGCTGGACGAACTCGATACCGATGATGCGGCCGACATCGTGGGCGAACTTCCCAATGAAATCATTCAAGAGGTCATTTCGGAAATCGAGGATCGGGAACATGCCAAGGATATCGTCGACCTGCTCCGCTATGACGAGTATACGGCGGGGGGACTCATGGCCAAGGAACTTGTGAAAGTCAAGGAAGACTGGAACGTGCTGACCTGTGTCAAGGAAATGCGCGCCCAGGCCGAGAACGTCACCCGTGTACATTCGATCTATGTCGTTGATGCCGAGAATAAACTAAAGGGACGCCTGTCGTTAAAAGATCTGTTGACCACTTCGACCACTACCCACATCAAGGATATCTATATTCCCAAGGTGGACCGAGTGGGGGTTAACGAAAAACCCGAGGAAGTGGCCCGGATCATGAGCAAGTACGACTTGGAGGCGATTCCCGTCGTCGATGAAATTGGACGGCTCGTAGGAAGGATCACTATCGACGATATCGTAGATGTTATTAGGGAAGAGGCCGAAAAGGACTATCAGATGGCGGCCGGTATTTCTCAGGACGTAGAGGCCCATGACAACATTTGGAAACTGACCAGGGCACGTTTGCCCTGGTTGATCATCGGCATGTTCGGCGGTATCGGGGCGGCGAGCATCATCAGCAGTTTTCAGACGGTAATGTCTGAATTTCCCATTCTGCTGATCTTTGTACCGCTGATCCAGGCTACGGCAGGCAATGTCGGGGTACAGTCTTCGGCGATTATGGTGCAGGGCCTGGCGAACGATACGGTCAAGGGCGAAATTCTCAATCGTCTATTAAAGGAATTTGCATTAGGCCTGATCAACGGCGCGGTCATCGCCATAATTGTATTGCTTATCAGCCATTTTGCCTTTCACACGACTTATTTGGTATCGGCTACCCTATGTATAGCCCTGATAACCGTCATCATTATTGCGGCCCTTATCGGTACATTTATTCCCATTTTCCTGGATGCACGGGGCGTGGATCCCGCATTGGCTACAGGGCCGTTCATTACGACAGGCAACGATATTTTCGGGATTCTAATCTACTTTTCGATTGCCAAGGTAGTACTGGGGATTTAA
- a CDS encoding mannosyltransferase has protein sequence MPKKLTKYVKLHKVPMALALLSLLFYYTFAYNLVRTDFINLLTLFAALFFLCLRIIQFEKWNLKFLLVIGIFFRLVFLMAEPNLSQDFYRFIWDGHLVANFINPYLEVPDVLIQQKDLIIPNAQELHTGMGELSPKHYSNYPPLNQVLFALAALLGGKSIIGSILVMRTAIILADIGTVYLGRKLLKHFNRSPHLIFWYFLNPLVIIELTGNLHFEGVMLFFFVWAIYLISKKKRMLAAVPYALSICVKLVPLLFLPLFFKHLGPKKSLMFYLLVGAICLVFLLPFYSPEFIGNYSQSIGLWFSNFEFNAGLYNGIKQIAVAFDGKPWELIKTYGKITPILIVLAVLGFTFFRPNQKLAVLLPSMLWVLALYYFLSPTVHPWYIVFLVLLGVFTEYRFALVWSFTVVLSYFAYSNSDFIENLWLIAIEYMVVFAFLGYEIFSLKRQKPIFHKN, from the coding sequence ATGCCCAAGAAGCTTACCAAATACGTAAAGCTGCATAAGGTGCCCATGGCACTGGCCCTGTTGAGCCTTCTCTTTTACTACACCTTTGCCTACAATCTTGTTCGCACCGATTTTATAAACCTGCTTACCCTTTTCGCGGCCCTGTTCTTTCTTTGCCTGCGGATTATCCAGTTTGAAAAGTGGAACCTAAAGTTTTTACTGGTCATAGGCATCTTTTTTCGGCTGGTCTTCCTGATGGCCGAGCCTAACCTTTCGCAGGATTTCTACCGGTTCATTTGGGACGGCCACCTGGTCGCCAACTTCATCAATCCCTATTTGGAGGTACCTGACGTACTCATACAACAGAAGGATTTGATTATTCCCAACGCCCAAGAATTGCACACCGGCATGGGCGAACTCAGCCCGAAACATTATAGCAACTATCCCCCTTTGAACCAAGTGCTTTTCGCCTTGGCGGCGTTACTCGGCGGAAAGAGCATCATAGGTTCGATCTTGGTCATGCGAACCGCAATTATTTTAGCGGATATCGGAACCGTGTATCTCGGAAGGAAGTTGCTCAAGCACTTCAACCGGTCTCCACATCTGATTTTCTGGTACTTTTTAAACCCGCTTGTTATCATTGAGCTCACGGGAAACCTCCACTTCGAGGGGGTCATGCTGTTCTTTTTCGTCTGGGCCATATACCTAATCTCCAAAAAAAAGAGGATGTTGGCCGCCGTGCCCTACGCCCTGTCCATCTGCGTAAAATTAGTGCCCCTATTGTTTCTCCCGCTATTTTTTAAACATTTAGGACCTAAAAAGAGCCTAATGTTCTACCTGCTGGTCGGGGCCATCTGTCTTGTCTTCCTTCTTCCCTTCTATTCCCCGGAATTTATAGGGAACTATTCGCAGTCGATCGGACTCTGGTTTTCCAATTTTGAGTTCAATGCGGGACTCTATAACGGCATTAAACAAATCGCTGTCGCCTTCGACGGGAAACCATGGGAACTGATAAAAACCTACGGCAAGATTACCCCGATACTGATCGTTCTCGCCGTATTAGGATTCACCTTTTTCCGTCCCAATCAAAAGCTGGCCGTACTGCTGCCCTCCATGCTCTGGGTATTGGCGTTGTATTATTTCTTATCGCCGACCGTGCATCCTTGGTATATCGTTTTCTTGGTTTTGCTAGGTGTTTTTACCGAGTATCGCTTTGCCCTGGTCTGGTCGTTCACGGTCGTGCTCAGCTATTTCGCGTATTCGAATTCGGACTTTATCGAAAATCTTTGGTTGATCGCCATTGAATATATGGTCGTTTTCGCATTTTTAGGCTACGAAATCTTTAGTCTAAAACGGCAAAAACCGATTTTTCACAAAAA
- a CDS encoding DUF4286 family protein: protein MIIYNVTTNIDASVHSEWLSWMRETHIPDVLSTGKFLNAKMSKVLIDEEMGGITYSVQYTTIDKETLQKYYTEDAERLRNDAVKRFPNKFVSFRTEMKIVSEH from the coding sequence ATGATAATCTATAACGTAACGACGAACATCGATGCCTCCGTTCATAGCGAATGGTTATCTTGGATGAGGGAAACCCATATTCCCGACGTACTATCCACAGGTAAGTTTTTGAACGCAAAAATGAGTAAGGTCCTGATCGACGAGGAGATGGGCGGCATTACCTATTCGGTGCAATATACCACCATTGACAAAGAGACGCTGCAAAAGTACTACACTGAAGATGCCGAGCGATTGCGGAACGATGCCGTAAAACGCTTTCCGAATAAATTTGTTTCCTTTCGAACAGAGATGAAAATAGTAAGCGAACATTGA
- the rsmA gene encoding 16S rRNA (adenine(1518)-N(6)/adenine(1519)-N(6))-dimethyltransferase RsmA → MAKKRKKGKSYDKRKNLQLDKSPVKAKKHLGQHFLKDEVIAQQISETLSFNGYRNVIEIGPGTGVLTKHLLLRDIDLVAMDLDAASIEYLNESFPLQHAKAMQGPGSFQVIEADFLNYDLFRLFGQEPFAITGNFPYNISTQIVFKMLEMRNRVPEFSGMFQKEVAQRICEQEGSKAYGILSVLVQAFYDAEYLFTVPPEVFDPPPKVQSGVLRLVRKPDFTLPCDEKLFFRVVKAAFNHRRKTIRNSLKSFNLSDILREDTLFELRPEQLRVKDFIHLTKKIEEDH, encoded by the coding sequence ATGGCGAAAAAGCGTAAAAAAGGAAAATCATATGACAAACGAAAAAATTTGCAGCTTGATAAGAGTCCGGTCAAAGCTAAAAAACACTTAGGCCAACATTTCCTTAAGGATGAAGTTATCGCCCAACAGATTTCGGAAACCCTTTCATTTAACGGCTACAGAAACGTTATCGAAATTGGTCCCGGCACGGGCGTACTTACTAAGCATCTGCTTCTTCGGGATATCGATCTGGTCGCCATGGACCTCGATGCGGCTTCAATCGAATATTTGAACGAAAGCTTCCCCCTGCAACATGCAAAAGCAATGCAGGGTCCAGGCTCTTTTCAGGTCATCGAAGCCGATTTTTTAAATTACGATCTGTTCCGTCTCTTCGGTCAGGAACCCTTTGCCATTACGGGGAACTTCCCCTACAACATTTCGACCCAAATCGTGTTTAAAATGCTGGAAATGCGCAATCGGGTGCCCGAATTTTCGGGAATGTTCCAAAAAGAAGTGGCACAGCGCATTTGCGAACAAGAAGGCAGTAAGGCCTACGGCATCCTGTCCGTTCTCGTACAGGCCTTCTACGATGCCGAATACCTTTTTACGGTACCCCCAGAAGTATTCGATCCCCCACCGAAGGTACAGTCAGGGGTACTACGTCTGGTGCGAAAGCCTGATTTTACATTGCCCTGCGACGAAAAACTGTTCTTCAGGGTCGTAAAGGCCGCCTTTAACCATCGTCGAAAGACCATCCGAAATAGTCTGAAATCTTTTAATCTGTCGGATATATTGAGGGAAGACACCCTCTTTGAACTACGTCCCGAGCAGCTACGTGTTAAGGATTTTATCCATTTGACAAAAAAAATCGAGGAAGACCATTAA
- a CDS encoding NAD(P)/FAD-dependent oxidoreductase: protein MEHVVIIGNGIAGITAARHIRKLSDRRISIISSETDHFFSRTALMYVYMGHMRWTDIKPYEDWFWRKNRLELINAYVNRVDTDTKSLYFSNGGSIAYDKLVIATGSLTNTFGWEGLDLDGVQGLVTKQDLEKLEENAPNNKVCPKAVIVGGGLIGVEMAEMLRTRNIEVTLLVREDAFWNNVLPIGEAKMISRHIKSHGVDLRHNLNLDKILSDDNGKVRGVTVKETGEEIPCKVVGITTGVKPKVAFLKDSSIETDRGVLVNRRLETNIKDVYAIGDCAQQREPIGNRPPVEAVWYTGRMMGEALAQTICNNPLEYQPGHWFNSAKFFDIEYQTYGWVFPEERKKDYEVHFHWKHNDDTKCITMAYNKDDQKLLGINTFGIRLRHGIVDRWLTEDRSITYVMEYLRDANFDPEFYDKYEPEIVKQFNQEFNTNIRPKKRSWKRILSL from the coding sequence ATGGAACATGTCGTCATCATCGGAAACGGAATTGCGGGAATTACGGCGGCGAGACATATTCGAAAGCTTTCCGATAGACGCATTTCGATCATCTCTTCAGAAACCGATCATTTCTTTTCCCGTACCGCTCTCATGTATGTGTATATGGGCCATATGAGATGGACCGATATCAAACCTTATGAAGATTGGTTTTGGAGGAAAAACCGGTTGGAACTGATTAACGCCTATGTCAATCGTGTCGATACCGATACCAAGTCCCTTTATTTTTCTAATGGGGGTAGCATCGCCTATGATAAACTGGTAATCGCTACGGGATCGCTAACCAATACCTTTGGTTGGGAGGGTCTCGATTTGGATGGCGTACAGGGTCTGGTCACCAAACAGGACCTAGAAAAACTGGAAGAAAACGCCCCGAACAATAAGGTCTGTCCCAAGGCCGTGATTGTGGGCGGGGGCCTGATCGGGGTGGAGATGGCCGAAATGCTGCGTACCCGCAACATTGAGGTCACCCTATTGGTTCGGGAGGATGCCTTTTGGAACAATGTACTGCCCATCGGAGAGGCAAAAATGATTTCCCGCCATATCAAATCGCACGGCGTGGACCTGCGCCACAATCTGAATCTGGACAAAATTTTATCCGATGACAACGGAAAAGTACGCGGTGTAACGGTCAAGGAAACCGGAGAGGAAATTCCGTGCAAGGTCGTGGGCATCACCACGGGAGTTAAACCGAAGGTGGCATTTTTAAAGGATAGCAGTATCGAGACCGACCGAGGTGTACTGGTCAACCGCCGGCTCGAGACCAATATCAAGGATGTTTATGCCATCGGCGACTGCGCCCAGCAGCGCGAACCGATCGGCAATCGCCCGCCTGTTGAGGCAGTCTGGTACACGGGAAGGATGATGGGCGAGGCCTTGGCGCAGACCATTTGCAATAATCCCCTCGAATACCAACCGGGGCATTGGTTCAACAGCGCCAAGTTTTTCGATATCGAGTATCAGACTTACGGCTGGGTATTCCCCGAAGAACGCAAAAAGGACTACGAGGTCCATTTTCACTGGAAACATAACGATGACACCAAATGCATTACCATGGCATACAACAAGGACGATCAAAAGTTATTGGGCATCAATACCTTCGGCATCCGGTTGCGTCACGGGATAGTGGACCGGTGGCTGACCGAAGATCGCAGTATCACCTATGTTATGGAATATTTAAGGGATGCCAATTTCGATCCCGAGTTTTATGATAAGTATGAACCGGAGATCGTAAAGCAGTTCAACCAGGAGTTCAACACGAACATCCGCCCGAAAAAGAGAAGCTGGAAACGGATTTTAAGTCTGTAA
- a CDS encoding glycosyltransferase, translating to MGLVISYIILGIYSVALLLIFFYSLAQLNLLVNYLGYKRRNRDAPKFNLLDPREIPYVTIQLPVYNEEYVMQRLLENIAKIEYPKSKLEIQVLDDSTDDSVVDTAKWVRELQETGLDIQHIRRENRQGFKAGALKEGLEVAKGEFVAIFDADFLPDNDWLKKTVVYFKDPEIGVVQTRWGHINRDYSTLTRIQAFALDAHFTLEQVGRNAKGHFINFNGTAGIWRKQCILDAGNWEGDTLTEDLDLSYRAQLKNWKFKYLEDVETPAELPVVISAARSQQFRWNKGGAENFRKSVMRVVSAKNISFKTKFHGVMHLLNSSMFLCVFLVSLLSIPALYIKALYPQFAIVFALLSFFVLSTVILFVCYWFTYKSIQGSSFDNFVDYIKLFFTFFSVALGFSLHNSIAVLEGHMGKRSEFVRTPKFNLNNLTDSWKGNKYLTKKLSPNMILEAALMLYFLFGMYSAIPLNDFGLFPFHLMLFVGFGFVFFKSLTARA from the coding sequence ATGGGCTTAGTCATTTCTTATATCATTCTTGGCATCTACAGCGTAGCTCTGTTACTGATTTTTTTCTATAGTTTGGCCCAATTGAATCTCTTGGTCAACTACTTGGGATACAAACGCCGGAACCGGGACGCGCCCAAGTTCAATCTGCTCGACCCTCGGGAAATTCCCTATGTTACCATACAGCTTCCCGTTTACAACGAGGAATATGTGATGCAACGCCTGCTGGAGAACATTGCAAAAATAGAATACCCCAAGAGCAAGCTCGAGATCCAGGTGCTCGACGATTCCACCGATGACTCCGTGGTAGATACCGCCAAATGGGTGCGGGAACTGCAGGAAACGGGACTCGACATTCAGCATATCCGGCGTGAAAACCGGCAAGGGTTTAAGGCGGGCGCCCTTAAAGAGGGCCTAGAAGTGGCCAAAGGGGAATTCGTGGCCATATTCGATGCGGACTTCCTCCCGGACAACGATTGGCTCAAAAAGACGGTGGTCTATTTTAAGGACCCGGAAATCGGGGTGGTACAGACCCGTTGGGGACATATCAATCGGGATTATTCTACATTAACCCGTATCCAGGCCTTTGCCCTTGATGCGCATTTCACCTTGGAGCAGGTAGGTCGCAATGCCAAGGGCCACTTTATCAATTTTAACGGTACGGCCGGTATTTGGCGAAAGCAATGTATTCTCGATGCCGGCAATTGGGAAGGCGATACCCTGACCGAAGACCTCGACCTCAGCTACCGCGCCCAGTTGAAAAATTGGAAATTCAAATATTTGGAAGATGTGGAAACACCTGCCGAACTGCCCGTGGTCATCAGCGCCGCCCGTTCGCAGCAGTTCCGATGGAACAAGGGTGGGGCGGAAAACTTCCGGAAATCGGTCATGAGGGTCGTTTCGGCCAAGAACATTTCGTTCAAGACCAAGTTTCACGGGGTGATGCACCTGTTGAACAGCTCGATGTTTCTCTGTGTATTTTTGGTTTCGTTGTTGAGTATTCCGGCCCTGTACATCAAAGCATTGTATCCGCAGTTCGCTATTGTCTTTGCCTTGCTCAGCTTCTTCGTGCTCAGTACGGTGATTCTCTTCGTTTGCTATTGGTTTACCTATAAGAGCATACAGGGCAGCAGCTTCGACAACTTCGTAGACTATATCAAACTTTTCTTTACGTTTTTCTCGGTCGCACTGGGCTTCTCGCTGCACAACTCCATCGCCGTACTCGAGGGCCATATGGGCAAGCGCAGTGAATTTGTACGTACCCCGAAATTCAACCTCAACAACCTGACCGATTCTTGGAAAGGGAATAAGTATCTGACCAAAAAACTTTCGCCCAATATGATTTTGGAAGCGGCGTTGATGCTCTATTTTCTCTTCGGGATGTACAGCGCGATTCCTCTTAATGATTTCGGACTCTTCCCCTTTCACTTGATGTTGTTCGTCGGCTTCGGATTCGTATTCTTCAAGTCATTGACCGCCCGGGCCTAA
- a CDS encoding glycosyltransferase family 2 protein: MTKTFESNPDIKVIIPAFNEADSIAEVVKDIPDSVSEIIVVNNNSSDNTVKNARAAGATVLSEERKGYGYACLKGMDYVAKQSKSPDIIVFIDGDYSDYPEELDKVVAPILDDGKDLVIGAREKRLREKGSMTPQQIFGNWLATSLMNLFFGARFTDLGPFRAIRYDKLLLLGMEDKTYGWTVEMQLKALRKKLAYTEVPVRYKKRIGVSKVSGTVKGSIFAGIKILGWIFKYSIK; encoded by the coding sequence ATGACCAAAACATTTGAAAGTAACCCTGACATCAAGGTTATTATCCCCGCATTTAACGAAGCCGATTCTATTGCCGAGGTCGTAAAGGATATTCCCGATTCCGTTTCGGAGATCATAGTCGTCAACAACAACTCTTCCGACAACACCGTCAAAAATGCCAGGGCGGCAGGGGCTACCGTACTTTCTGAAGAAAGAAAAGGCTACGGATATGCCTGCCTCAAGGGAATGGATTATGTTGCCAAACAATCCAAATCCCCCGATATCATCGTATTTATCGACGGAGACTATTCCGATTACCCCGAAGAACTCGACAAGGTGGTCGCCCCCATCCTAGATGACGGCAAAGATTTGGTCATCGGGGCACGGGAAAAGAGACTCAGGGAAAAAGGAAGCATGACGCCACAGCAAATCTTCGGCAATTGGTTGGCGACTTCATTAATGAACTTGTTCTTTGGGGCGAGATTTACCGACCTCGGACCGTTTCGGGCCATACGATATGATAAGTTATTATTGTTAGGGATGGAGGACAAAACCTACGGTTGGACCGTGGAAATGCAGCTAAAGGCCCTCCGAAAGAAATTGGCATACACCGAAGTACCAGTGCGTTACAAAAAAAGAATCGGAGTTTCTAAAGTGTCCGGTACCGTAAAAGGTAGTATCTTTGCGGGCATTAAAATCTTAGGTTGGATTTTCAAATACAGCATAAAGTAA
- a CDS encoding glycoside hydrolase family 113: protein MKKFGWFLLCLIPICLLGQSSEKINGISFVASREGVAQEHVAEVIDLNANYAAIMPFGFIRDINSPVIIFNTDRQWFGETKEGAMQYIKLLHDNGIKTMVKPQIWIWKGEFTGRLTMHTEADWKILEDSYEDFIMTYANMAADAGSELFCVGTELARFVQLRPDYWHRLIAKIRTVYSGKLTYAANWDEYDRIPFWEDLDYIGIDAYFPLSEEKTPSVAQLKAGWQEHKDRIKALYSTCEKPVLFTEYGYRSTDQTAWKPWLVDRHEEPVNLTAQENATRAILEEFWPESWFAGGYVWKWFIDHKQSGGERDNRFTPQNKPAEEVLRDFYRRY from the coding sequence ATGAAGAAGTTTGGATGGTTTTTGCTGTGCCTGATACCCATTTGCCTGCTTGGTCAGTCCTCCGAAAAGATCAACGGGATAAGCTTTGTGGCTTCTCGCGAAGGAGTTGCCCAAGAACATGTGGCCGAAGTGATCGACTTGAACGCCAACTACGCCGCGATTATGCCTTTCGGGTTTATACGGGATATCAACTCCCCCGTAATCATCTTCAACACCGACCGGCAGTGGTTCGGCGAGACCAAGGAAGGAGCCATGCAATACATCAAACTCCTCCATGATAATGGTATAAAGACCATGGTCAAGCCGCAAATTTGGATTTGGAAAGGGGAGTTCACCGGGCGCCTGACAATGCATACCGAGGCGGATTGGAAGATTCTGGAGGATTCGTATGAGGACTTCATCATGACTTACGCCAATATGGCCGCGGACGCCGGTTCGGAACTGTTCTGTGTGGGCACCGAGTTGGCGCGTTTCGTACAACTACGTCCCGATTACTGGCACCGGCTTATCGCCAAGATTCGGACTGTCTATTCGGGAAAGTTGACCTATGCCGCCAATTGGGACGAGTACGACAGGATTCCTTTTTGGGAGGATCTCGACTATATCGGTATCGATGCCTATTTTCCCCTTTCCGAAGAAAAAACGCCTTCCGTTGCCCAATTGAAAGCCGGATGGCAAGAACATAAAGACCGTATTAAAGCGCTATACAGCACCTGCGAAAAACCGGTGCTTTTTACCGAATATGGCTACCGAAGCACGGACCAGACCGCTTGGAAGCCTTGGCTGGTCGACCGGCACGAAGAACCGGTCAATCTGACCGCACAGGAGAACGCCACCCGAGCGATCTTAGAGGAATTCTGGCCCGAATCATGGTTTGCGGGAGGGTATGTTTGGAAATGGTTTATAGACCACAAGCAGTCCGGCGGCGAAAGGGATAATCGGTTCACGCCCCAGAACAAGCCGGCGGAAGAGGTTCTTCGGGATTTCTACAGGCGATATTAG
- a CDS encoding 4Fe-4S dicluster domain-containing protein, producing MSTLQRNMSLTGEPPKALNVQQKIATFIGLVGLGIMLLALFNVDFPNKSLWLTLSLAAIATGTIWFAGAEYLHRHEGIKNDGVYFKSLTSRGFWGWILGIGLTLFYVVLYWFPEYLGLVQDGDNRGVIALFDPLSQFLSGNPASQWFLYGTLYTMAILAFGIKFIWKYRHNRYELLRTISVMFFQLSFAFIIPEILVRLNQPYYDLKNIWPLNYDLFAGYKLNEFLSSGNLGLLMLIFGILSIFVITPILTYKYGKRWYCSWVCGCGGLAETAGDPFRHLSDKRMFAWKVERWVIHSVLVFVTIMTTAVVFSYLRGNESESISKWSNLEDQMVVISEPEGKPIGERIMAAQEAGAKSVVFLHDDASGAPPTIENTKDITIKYGIVSKADNQAALHRMESGQTAELTSTNGTSFTVEKNSAVKQYDNSLISKEFFIWSVILVLTLIFAWALLFRREELAKDARYGAIGYFTVVVGILLFTYFSSPGKLFFFQAYKLNQFYGFLIGAVFSGVIGVGFYPIFGNRVWCRFGCPMAAILGFQQRLLSKFRITTNGGQCISCGNCSTYCEMGIDVRAYAQKGENIVRSSCVGCGICSAVCPRGVLKLENGPLENRIDGNEILLGNDVNLMELVNRK from the coding sequence ATGAGCACCCTACAACGCAACATGTCCCTCACGGGCGAACCGCCCAAGGCCCTGAACGTTCAACAGAAAATCGCGACCTTTATCGGGCTTGTGGGGCTTGGCATTATGCTTTTGGCCCTTTTCAACGTCGATTTTCCGAACAAATCCCTCTGGTTGACCTTGTCCCTCGCGGCCATCGCGACCGGCACTATCTGGTTCGCCGGGGCGGAGTACCTGCACCGGCACGAGGGTATAAAAAACGACGGCGTCTATTTCAAGTCGTTGACGTCAAGAGGGTTTTGGGGATGGATCCTGGGAATCGGGCTGACCCTTTTTTACGTCGTGCTGTATTGGTTTCCGGAATATCTCGGTCTAGTCCAGGATGGCGACAATCGAGGGGTCATTGCCTTGTTCGACCCCTTGAGCCAATTTTTAAGCGGTAACCCGGCCAGCCAATGGTTCCTTTATGGCACCCTATATACTATGGCCATCTTAGCCTTTGGCATTAAGTTCATCTGGAAATACCGCCACAACCGCTACGAGTTACTGCGTACGATATCGGTCATGTTCTTTCAATTGAGCTTTGCCTTTATCATCCCCGAAATCTTGGTCCGCCTGAACCAACCCTATTACGATCTAAAAAATATCTGGCCCCTGAACTATGACCTGTTTGCCGGCTATAAGCTGAATGAATTCTTGAGTTCGGGCAACTTGGGCCTGCTAATGCTCATATTCGGGATATTGTCCATTTTCGTCATCACCCCCATCCTCACCTATAAATATGGAAAACGCTGGTACTGCAGTTGGGTCTGCGGTTGCGGGGGACTTGCAGAAACCGCCGGTGACCCATTTCGGCATCTGAGCGACAAACGCATGTTCGCCTGGAAAGTAGAACGATGGGTCATACATAGCGTGCTGGTATTTGTGACCATTATGACTACTGCGGTGGTATTTTCATACTTAAGGGGAAACGAATCGGAATCCATTTCAAAATGGAGCAACCTCGAAGACCAAATGGTAGTCATTAGCGAACCGGAAGGGAAACCCATCGGGGAACGCATCATGGCGGCACAGGAAGCCGGGGCCAAAAGTGTCGTCTTCCTTCATGACGACGCTAGTGGAGCCCCTCCTACGATCGAGAACACCAAAGACATAACGATAAAATATGGGATAGTTTCGAAAGCGGACAACCAAGCAGCCCTGCACCGCATGGAGAGCGGACAGACAGCTGAACTTACGTCAACGAACGGCACCTCTTTTACGGTAGAAAAAAACAGTGCGGTGAAGCAGTATGATAATTCCCTGATTTCCAAAGAGTTTTTTATATGGAGCGTGATACTGGTCCTGACCCTGATTTTTGCCTGGGCCCTGCTTTTTAGACGCGAGGAATTGGCCAAGGATGCGCGTTACGGCGCCATCGGATATTTCACCGTGGTCGTCGGAATTCTGCTCTTTACCTACTTTAGCAGTCCCGGAAAGCTATTCTTTTTCCAGGCCTATAAACTGAACCAATTCTACGGATTTTTGATCGGGGCCGTGTTTTCGGGCGTCATCGGGGTCGGTTTCTACCCCATTTTCGGCAACCGGGTCTGGTGCCGGTTTGGATGCCCCATGGCCGCCATCCTCGGTTTTCAGCAGCGGTTGCTCTCCAAGTTCCGGATTACGACCAACGGCGGACAGTGCATTTCCTGCGGCAACTGCTCCACCTATTGCGAAATGGGTATCGATGTACGTGCCTACGCCCAGAAAGGCGAGAATATCGTGCGCTCGAGCTGCGTGGGCTGCGGTATCTGCTCGGCAGTCTGCCCCAGGGGCGTACTTAAACTGGAGAACGGACCTTTGGAAAACCGAATCGACGGCAACGAAATTTTGCTTGGCAACGATGTAAACCTAATGGAACTGGTTAATCGCAAGTAA